The Flavobacterium commune genome contains a region encoding:
- a CDS encoding gluconate 5-dehydrogenase has protein sequence MNLFNLEGKTALITGGIHGLGMAMAEGLAKAGAELIITNNVQEPLDVAIEHYRKSGFTATGYVFDVTDEVEAEKQVAAMVANHGKIDILVNNAGIILRVLAIDMPVSDFRKVIDVDLVGPFIMSKLVAKGMIARQSGKIINICSMMSELGRDNVSAYASAKGGLKMLTRNLATEWAKHNIQINAIGPGYFATSQTAPIRVDGHPFNDFIISRTPAGRWGNPEDLAGTAVFLASEASNFVNGQVIYVDGGILATIGKPSNE, from the coding sequence ATGAATTTATTTAACCTTGAAGGTAAAACAGCGTTAATAACAGGAGGAATTCACGGATTAGGAATGGCAATGGCTGAAGGATTAGCCAAAGCCGGAGCAGAATTAATCATTACCAATAATGTTCAGGAACCTTTGGATGTGGCTATTGAGCACTATAGAAAATCAGGTTTTACAGCTACAGGCTATGTTTTTGATGTAACTGATGAGGTAGAAGCCGAAAAGCAAGTGGCTGCCATGGTAGCCAATCATGGTAAAATTGATATTTTGGTTAACAATGCCGGAATTATTTTACGTGTTTTAGCTATCGATATGCCGGTTTCTGATTTCCGTAAAGTAATTGACGTAGATTTAGTGGGACCATTTATCATGTCTAAATTGGTTGCCAAAGGAATGATTGCGCGTCAGTCGGGTAAGATAATCAATATCTGTTCAATGATGAGTGAATTAGGTCGTGATAATGTGAGTGCTTATGCTTCGGCCAAAGGAGGATTAAAAATGCTAACCAGAAATTTAGCTACTGAATGGGCAAAACATAATATTCAGATAAATGCTATTGGACCAGGCTATTTTGCTACGTCACAAACAGCGCCAATTCGCGTGGATGGTCATCCGTTTAACGATTTTATCATTAGCAGGACACCAGCAGGACGTTGGGGAAATCCGGAAGATTTAGCCGGAACAGCAGTTTTCTTAGCATCTGAAGCCAGCAATTTTGTGAACGGTCAGGTAATTTATGTAGATGGAGGAATTTTGGCTACTATTGGAAAACCCTCTAACGAATAA